TCGGGTCGGTCATACTTAAGCAAAATATCGAAAGTCGCTTGGGGAAACAGCTCCAGAAGCGCCTCTAGCAAAAAGCGAGAATAAACCTGGACCCCGCCCTTAAACCCAAAAAGATTGGGCATCAGCAGCATAAACCGGAGGTCGGAAGAAGCCTGAAAACGCGGCCGAACCAGCCCTGGATTAGCAAGTTTCATATAGAAAATCAAAACTGCGGAGCAATGAGCCTCTCAAGTGCACCTCTGAGCTCCAAACCTGAGCGAGCCATGGATGAATAAAGGACTCTCAGGCGCGATCGTGTTTCTATAGAACCCTTTTTGCCCCTACAACTAACGATTTGCTTGCCAATTCGCCCTAATGACCCATAGTTTATGGCTGATTGCTCCTTAGGGCTTGCCCAGATCGAGCCGCCCCCCGCAGGCTTTTCTCTTGCAGATCCATGCGTTTTGTGGCCAAAATTGCCACCAAAAGGACGGTCAAGGGTATTGTGCTTTATTAGAGAAACCAGCAATCTTTCTCTTAGCAGGGAGAAAGTGGTGACAGCGACTTCCCGGGCGATCCCCGGCTCTACGCGAGGTCCTGGGAACTCGATACCCCACATAAGAACGGAAATTTATAGAGAAGCCTTATGGAATGGCACATTACAGACGCCCAAAGCCTGGGAATTATCGATCGCGAGATTGGTGAGCACACATTTTCCCCGGCTGAATATGAAATCGTCCGCCGCGTCATCTACGCAACGGCAGACTTTGAGTACAAGTCGCTGATTCGCTTTTCGGAGCAGGCTCTCCAGTCTGGGGCGGCTGCCTTGGCGGCCCGCACGACCATCGTGGTCGATGTACCGATGGTGCAGGTCGGCATCACGCCGATTATTCAGCAGACCTTTGCCAATCCCGTGTATTGCAGTATGGACGCCTTGACGCGGCCCCAGCGCGAGAAGACGCGGGCTGCCTGGGGCATCGAAACCCTCGCGCGGCGATATCCGGAGGGCATCTTTGTGATTGGTCAGGCTCAGACGGCGCTGACGGCCTTAGTGAACCTGATCGAGGCTGAGGAGATCCGCCCTGCCCTGGTCGTGGGGACGCCTGCGGGCTTTTTGGATGTGGATGTGGCGAAGGGCCGCTTGCAGGATTCTTTGGTGCCCCACATCCGGATCGATGGCCGCAAGGGCAGCGCTGTGGTGGCAGCGGCCATTGTCACGGGACTGGTGGACCTGGCGTGGCAGGCCTACGGCCAGGAAAACACGAATGTGGGCTAGTCCCAGAGCGCACCAGAGCGCCAATGAATCATGGCTACAGGGGGCGCGATCGCCGTCCTGACGAGCGGCGAGGAGCCGAGCGGCGAGGGCGTTCCCGGGGTGGCTCTTCGTCTGGCTCTGCTTCGCGATAGATTTGGCGGCTCACTTCTACAAAGAGCCCCCGCTGTACATAGGGGTAGTCGCTCACCCAGACGTCGCGATCGGGTAGGTAGGCGTCAGAAAGGTTTGTGATCGTGCTCAAGTCTGGCCGGTTAGACAAGACCAATAATTCTACGACTTGGCCCCGGCGAATAGCTTTGTGATCGCGCTTGAGGGGGACCTGGATCCGCGTTTCGAAGCCGCTTTCATCGCCGACCTCCAGATTGATCCGCCGTTCGCGGTTTTCAACGATGACCAGCTCGCCTTTTTTGTTGACGGTTTCTTCGGTGCCGACCAGTTCTTCGCTGACGAAGACATCCAGGACTCGGCCCTGCCAGAAGCCGCTGTAGGGGTATTTGCGAAACTCCCAGTTGCGGCGGCTGGCCCAGAAAATCGGTCCCCACAGCCAATAAAACCCGCAGAAAACTCCTCCTGTGAACATCAGCAGTTCGGCGTTTTCGCCAATGACCAGGCGGATCATGCCGACGACCACCACACTAATGATGGAGATCAAAACGCGCCGCAAAATGTCGGCGAGGCTGCCCCAAAAGTAGCGATATTGGCTGGCGGATGCCACGAGGGGGACGAGATCTTCAAATTTTTTGCGGGTTAGGGGAATGAGCATGGGAGTACACTGCGCAAGGGTGCCCTGGGAGGGAGCTACGTTGGTTTCCATCCGGTACGAGCCTAGCATTTGCGCGGGGGTCTCA
This genomic stretch from Geitlerinema sp. PCC 7407 harbors:
- a CDS encoding precorrin-8X methylmutase — protein: MEWHITDAQSLGIIDREIGEHTFSPAEYEIVRRVIYATADFEYKSLIRFSEQALQSGAAALAARTTIVVDVPMVQVGITPIIQQTFANPVYCSMDALTRPQREKTRAAWGIETLARRYPEGIFVIGQAQTALTALVNLIEAEEIRPALVVGTPAGFLDVDVAKGRLQDSLVPHIRIDGRKGSAVVAAAIVTGLVDLAWQAYGQENTNVG